From Thamnophis elegans isolate rThaEle1 chromosome 12, rThaEle1.pri, whole genome shotgun sequence, one genomic window encodes:
- the LOC116515673 gene encoding WD repeat-containing protein 87-like isoform X3 — MLNGPVRVAPEWKELQDQLRERLELQKVRVWSYSMEDESSVTEKMYTLDEHPGVLIIAYVPHLHLFVAYCDDIHFRFFGDHTRDFKLLSKMSSPYSVTSLCYSPDTCELISGAIGVVAFWALLMLEVPSMSVTQEVCVATGEFVHFLKVEPERRMLVALCENVIRVYDYQTKAQIRTFQMSQGVSLTCCAAHWPQSFLYTGDLAGDVKVWNFDAGTRVRDFKAHQSAISNVIVRMAVHSFMTASLDGKLKEWNLTTCELLRRVDIGEEVFQMQFLNEETFFLRTQYTFSIRMVNNFYQLFSRSKSSLKRLVRVQCGPDRARLLATTEDGVLRFLSPVTGEMLFVTWPFQLLEKALDYVYDPDREELLVTMGTSDIYVLDTTKNPCPAKYILHTTDSMDDKVLCLAYSRLDLDGRATSFIFSGFKSGKVRSVTQQLYRMGSRKLHDGNVVALSSLSGSGHLPYHSREASFLCSYGLDEYIILSEVILKKNSLLEVLPLVVIPSTNCRINILLLIPGYICALTEQNRVRLWRQAALVPGAKNPFWNETAAMHSSTITSFDYCHALGLLVTGGSDGSVRIWDLLGKMLVDFDTTLKFSRVCFANQRGDLVVGCSTDIYFISCVTYLPRKPLARLLTQRVRDDAVERPLPFLPRFLLTFDIVFVPKYLQVGKQAKKFERMEPLTNHKEVVMEKNVAVVVEFVGRDGGVFPGPDFYGLPPPPPKETLPEFAVEYQLISQPPLRLSLEKKLAPPPPYRGLPRMVQQLPLLQTIRFQQGHSWPIAPDGYVPNSVIRAHLFPKGTPPDLWCPLLPTRDPLPRRKLVKIQMPEWDTSELMEKARKKKAQKMKQTPSGTRAHRDLLAEIMNKRWLRHKPSDTTLPAIMKAILNLMDDVPYSTYLLCTSALVQLSESYALPSSIQEVAFERLIQDTTHKEVRMRLAAWEALGKMDLLGEQEVVPLAQALMDENKKVRDLARSLLDSVAGITDKFVLKQEMQHQATAHLEDLRVLSQKERAAFPRRVRAAGIVASSKDEAIYALTEGTERLMTCVENQLTANLFLMSEYPLPEAQFLGHPAPPRHRRISGKLAEEYGEPEGLEAGQARWMGVFGRSGRKEVEARAITEEAKQPSPRKLPRIQQARGKGVTMAPFPEAPESSSSPSRHTTSASGSPTTSSGSSGTRELRAAKKAQREKEKLRQARAPPSAPQEVHRLRKLRKRAQPILLQRRDTRTQLYSEMLKSTKVRKETSAPSAVVPPAKPKAGGSLIQAKSSPVEPPTLPPGPPGPPGPPSAPWPPGPPSAPWPPGPPSAPGPPPKGILIDPKQQYAADKSNWRNDLYKLMMLRISPSVEGRTVGEDFLASAQKALAGQRLSWELLADLRQALLSSQEKLSTEPPAWRKYMDDFVKLSLKESWLQPSEESLEAVLAVRTAEDRTSSSSEPDEPSQDEAEKGPRGRATVAKKKSRRHRGAKVGKLLQGASEKEAKRVAKLSAKWGARMEEFSKGKQESVTRAGEQELAWSKEQVPARAKERDRPLEKEPSRGRARGAESWRRKEPEAAERGGKEGAVQKAEGWPAGEEEEEEEEEAERAQEELPSVEELPLPVGSQRILTRLSEDTLTKMRVEVKARMMEELKARALHEALGRVREIALAEARQAALAEAKGRALLRAQKKALAEAWEKVLVEAQQTVMEEAMERALEEAKRIVQAEGLEGDVAEERLQELVPVIAEQLAKERALELAMSAKVEVDEARVLELAEEEAIEIDEARLLELAEERAQELAEIRARELAEAAMLEMPEERLLELVEVRAQLLAQAKLMETQLEQEEEEWAEKRAPFFDKEKVGFPETVDDESIWLLSDDEREALVTLWEMGQALEAEAELTEQAQLLLELLTQPEKLQRRDSATFQTLFRLVSLVEVPSTAHLQETADAVLQKAEDLLKEAEQRQEPLSEEQQSVLGQLREVVEAHKPWNASPRQYGARMKKLFKSVQAVLRARNLKQRLTNNAWLQAWQQKAEKAWAQEEGREERWKERWEERRKEGREERRKEGREERRKEGREERQEERWKEGREERRKEGREERQEERRKEGREERWEEGREERQEERWKEGREERWEEGREERQEERQGKRQEQRWEERQKKDRRAWLKKNLRQAFGKFQAEHERAQRARQEQLHRERCLKFRSRPIVLGFAEGEAGAKGRAEERRGEGPEADRWPGGQKSSLRKQVAARDHGKLTWSLGQQWEKAWHAFLQMEKLSPALGTPQPTGYRLPKDSLYKTTKPTRRLHRKMLRRGGRQHIFRLDETSAVDWEAFMGLYLSIASMKEEGVAPARWQKQAATLLDLYGVSNPLVRAMIQQLLMGDHRQRRYVPSSCLRLKRQQADLGQRILYEMIVHSAQLRPPQPVFHHVIPLSYQNNVQPFKMQGITHFGPLSLKWKTSFPRGRLPRLSLYVYSHPSSSS, encoded by the exons ATGCTGAACGGCCCCGTCCGGGTCGCCCCTGAGTGGAAGGAGCTCCAGGACCAACTCAGGGAGAGGCTGGAGCTGCAAAAG GTGCGTGTCTGGAGTTATAGCATGGAGGACGAGAGTTCAGTGACGGAGAAGATGTACACCTTAGATGAGCATCCGGGGGTCCTCATCATCGCCTACGTCCCCCACCTGCACCTCTTTGTGGCCTACTGCGATGACATCCACTTCCGCTTTTTTGGGGACCACACTCGGGACTTCAAGCTGCTCTCCAAGATGTCTTCCCCCTATTCGGTCACCAGCCTGTGCTACAGTCCAGACACGTGTGAGCTGATTTCTGGAGCCATCGGAGTGGTGGCTTTTTGGGCCTTGTTGATGTTGGAGGTTCCCTCCATGAGTGTCACGCAGGAGGTGTGTGTTGCGACTGGCGAGTTTGTGCACTTTCTGAAGGTGGAGCCGGAGCGGAGGATGCTGGTGGCCCTTTGCGAGAACGTTATTCGGGTGTATGACTACCAGACCAAAGCCCAGATCCGCACCTTCCAGATGAGCCAAGGGGTCTCTCTCACCTGCTGCGCTGCCCATTGGCCCCAGAGCTTCCTCTACACAGGAGACCTGGCTGGGGACGTCAAGGTCTGGAACTTTGACGCGGGTACCCGTGTCAGGGACTTCAAGGCCCACCAGAGTGCCATCAGCAACGTAATCGTCCGGATGGCCGTGCACAGCTTCATGACTGCCTCCTTGGATGGAAAGCTGAAGGAGTGGAACCTGACGACCTGCGAGCTTCTCCGGCGGGTGGACATTGGGGAGGAGGTCTTCCAGATGCAGTTCCTCAACGAGGAGACTTTCTTCCTCCGCACCCAGTACACCTTCTCCATCCGTATGGTCAACAATTTCTACCAGCTCTTCAGCAGGAGCAAGTCCTCCCTCAAGAGGTTGGTGCGTGTACAATGTGGGCCAGACAGAGCCCGCCTCCTGGCCACCACGGAAGACGGGGTCCTCCGGTTCTTGTCCCCTGTGACGGGAGAAATGCTGTTCGTTACCTGGCCCTTCCAGCTGCTGGAAAAAGCTCTGGATTATGTTTATGACCCAGATCGAGAGGAGCTCCTGGTGACAATGGGCACGAGTGACATCTACGTGCTGGACACCACTAAGAACCCTTGCCCAGCCAAGTACATTTTGCACACGACGGACAGCATGGATGACAAGGTCCTGTGCTTGGCGTACAGCCGCCTGGACCTGGATGGCCGGGCCACCAGCTTCATCTTCAGCGGGTTCAAGAGTGGCAAAGTGCGCTCGGTCACTCAGCAGCTGTACCGAATGGGCAGCCGCAAACTGCACGACGGCAACGTGGTGGCCCTCAGCAGCCTCTCGGGCTCAGGGCACCTGCCGTACCACTCACGGGAAGCCTCCTTCCTCTGCTCCTACGGGCTCGATGAATACATCATCCTCTCGGAAGTGATCTTGAAGAAGAACAGCCTGCTGGAGGTGCTCCCCCTGGTGGTCATCCCCAGCACCAACTGCAGGATCAACATCCTCCTGCTCATCCCCGGGTACATCTGTGCCTTGACGGAGCAGAACCGAGTCCGGCTGTGGCGCCAGGCAGCCCTGGTTCCTGGCGCGAAGAACCCCTTCTGGAATGAGACGGCAGCCATGCACTCGAGCACCATCACCTCTTTCGACTACTGCCACGCCCTGGGCCTCCTGGTGACCGGGGGCTCCGACGGCTCCGTGCGCATTTGGGACCTCCTGGGGAAAATGCTGGTGGACTTTGACACCACCCTCAAGTTCAGCCGCGTCTGTTTTGCCAACCAACGGGGGGACCTGGTGGTGGGCTGCAGCACGGACATCTACTTCATCTCCTGCGTCACGTACCTGCCAAGGAAGCCCCTCGCCAGGCTCTTGACCCAGCGTGTAAGGGATGACGCAGTTGAGCGTCCACTGCCCTTCCTCCCCCGCTTCCTTCTTACCTTCGACATCGTTTTTGTGCCCAA GTACCTGCAGGTGGGCAAGCAGGCCAAGAAGTTTGAGCGGATGGAGCCCCTCACCAACCACAAGGAGGTCGTGATGGAGAAGAATGTGGCCGTGGTGGTGGAGTTCGTCGGCAGGGATGGGGGCGTCTTTCCCGGCCCCGATTTCTATGGGCTGCCCCCACCGCCCCCCAAGGAAACCCTGCCGGAGTTTGCGGTGGAGTACCAGCTCATTTCGCAGCCCCCTCTCAGGCTTTCCTTGGAGAAGAAGCTCGCTCCCCCACCGCCTTACCGTGGCCTCCCACGGATGGTGCAGCAGTTGCCCTTGCTCCAGACCATCCGCTTCCAGCAAGGGCACTCCTGGCCGATTGCTCCCGACGGCTACGTCCCCAACTCAGTCATCCGGGCTCATCTCTTCCCCAAAGGGACTCCCCCAGACCTCTGGTGCCCCTTGCTGCCAACCCGGGACCCCCTGCCCAGGAGGAAGCTGGTCAAGATCCAGATGCCGGAGTGGGACACGTCCGAGCTGATGGAGAAGGCGCGGAAGAAAAAGGCCCAGAAGATGAAGCAGACGCCCTCGGGCACCAGGGCCCACCGGGACCTCTTGGCGGAGATCATGAACAAGCGCTGGCTGAGGCACAAGCCCAGCGACACCACCCTGCCCGCCATCATGAAAGCCATCCTCAACCTCATGGACGATGTCCCCTACTCCACCTACCTGCTCTGCACCTCCGCGCTGGTGCAGCTCTCCGAGTCCTACGCGCTGCCCTCCAGCATACAGGAAGTGGCCTTTGAGCGTCTCATCCAAGACACCACACACAAGGAG GTGAGGATGCGGCTGGCGGCCTGGGAGGCCTTGGGGAAGATGGACCTCCTGGGTGAACAAGAGGTGGTGCCCCTGGCCCAGGCCCTGATGGACGAGAACAAGAAAGTGCGGGACCTGGCGCGTTCCCTGCTCGACTCGGTGGCCGGAATCACCGACAAATTCGTCCTGAAACAGGAAATGCAGCATCAGGCGACAGCCCACCTGGAAGACCT CAGGGTGCTGAGCCAGAAAGAAAGAGCCGCCTTTCCTCGCAGAGTCCGAGCGGCTGGCATCGTGGCCAGCTCGAAGGATGAAGCCATCTACGCCTTGACGGAGGGCACCGAAAGGCTGATGACCTGCGTGGAGAATCAGCTGACCGCCAATCTCTTCCTCATGTCTGAGTATCCCTTGCCAGAGGCCCAATTCTTGGGgcaccctgcccctccccggCACAGGCGCATCTCTGGAAAACTGGCCGAGGAGTACGGAGAGCCGGAAGGGCTAGAGGCAGGCCAGGCCCGGTGGATGGGGGTCTTTGGCCGCTCGGGAAGAAAAGAGGTCGAGGCTCGAG CTATCACCGAGGAGGCCAAGCAGCCCTCCCCCAGGAAGCTGCCCCGCATCCAGCAGGCCCGAGGGAAGGGGGTTACCATGGCGCCATTCCCTGAAGCCCCagagagcagcagcagccccagccGGCACACCACCAGCGCCAGCGGCTCCCCCACCACGAGCAGCGGCAGCTCCGGCACAAGAGAGCTGCGGGCCGCCAAGAAGGCGCAGCGTGAAAAGGAGAAGCTGCGGCAGGCCAGGGCCCCGCCCTCCGCTCCCCAAGAGGTCCACAGGCTCAGGAAGCTGCGGAAGCGGGCCCAGCCTATTCTCCTGCAGCGCCGAGACACCCGCACGCAGCTCTACTCGGAGATGCTGAAGAGCACGAAGGTCCGGAAGGAAACGTCAGCACCGTCGGCAGTGGTGCCTCCGGCGAAACCCAAGGCTGGCGGCAGCCTCATACAGGCCAAATCCAGTCCTGTGGAGCCACCCACACTGCCCCCGGGCCCCCCGGGTCCCCCCGGGCCCCCAAGTGCCCCTTGGCCCCCCGGGCCCCCAAGTGCCCCTTGGCCCCCCGGGCCCCCAAGTGCCCCAGGCCCTCCCCCCAAAGGCATCCTCATCGATCCCAAGCAGCAGTATGCGGCTGACAAATCCAACTGGCGCAACGACCTCTACAAGCTGATGATGCTGCGCATCTCCCCCTCGGTCGAAGGGCGCACTGTAGGGGAGGACTTCCTGGCCTCCGCCCAAAAGGCCCTCGCCGGCCAGAGGCTCTCCTGGGAGCTCCTGGCCGACCTCAGGCAGGCCCTGCTCAGCTCCCAGGAGAAGCTGAGCACAGAGCCCCCCGCCTGGAGGAAATACATGGATGATTTCGTCAAGCTCTCCCTGAAGGAGTCGTGGCTCCAGCCGTCGGAGGAGAGCTTGGAAGCCGTCTTGGCCGTGAGGACGGCTGAAGACAGGACCAGCAGCAGCTCGGAGCCGGATGAGCCCAGCCAGGACGAGGCGGAGAAGGGGCCGCGGGGGAGAGCCACAGTGGCAAAGAAGAAGAGCCGCCGGCATCGCGGAGCTAAAGTGGGAAAGCTACTCCAAGGGGCCTCCGAAAAAGAAGCGAAGCGCGTAGCTAAGTTGTCTGCGAAATGGGGTGCCAGGATGGAAGAGTTTTCCAAGGGCAAGCAGGAGTCGGTGACCAGGGCCGGGGAGCAGGAGCTTGCTTGGAGCAAAGAGCAGGTGCCTGCCAGGGCAAAGGAGCGGGATCGCCCCCTGGAGAAGGAGCCCTCCAGAGGCAGAGCACGGGGAGCAGAGTCCTGGAGGCGGAAGGAACCGGAAGCTGCtgaaaggggaggaaaagaaggggctGTGCAGAAGGCGGAAGGCTGGCCTgcaggcgaggaggaggaggaggaggaggaggaagcagagagGGCCCAGGAGGAGCTGCCCAGCGTGGAAGAGCTGCCCCTCCCAGTGGGCTCCCAGAGGATCCTGACCCGGCTGTCGGAGGACACGCTGACCAAGATGAGGGTAGAAGTCAAGGCCAGGATGATGGAGGAACTGAAGGCCAGAGCTTTGCACGAGGCCCTGGGAAGGGTCAGGGAGATTGCCCTGGCTGAAGCCCGCCAGGCGGCTCTGGCCGAGGCCAAAGGACGGGCATTGCTCAGGGCCCAAAAGAAGGCCCTGGCGGAAGCTTGGGAGAAGGTGCTGGTGGAAGCCCAACAGACGGTGATGGAGGAGGCGATGGAGAGAGCGCTGGAGGAGGCGAAAAGGATTGTCCAGGCCGAGGGACTGGAGGGGGACGTGGCGGAGGAAAGGCTGCAGGAACTGGTGCCGGTAATAGCTGAGCAACTGGCCAAGGAAAGAGCCTTGGAGTTGGCCATGTCGGCCAAAGTAGAGGTGGACGAGGCCAGAGTTCTGGAGCTGGCGGAGGAAGAGGCGATAGAAATAGATGAGGCGAGACTTCTGGAATTGGCTGAAGAAAGAGCCCAAGAACTGGCTGAGATCAGGGCCCGGGAACTGGCTGAAGCCGCCATGCTGGAGATGCCAGAGGAAAGGCTCCTGGAGCTGGTGGAGGTAAGAGCCCAGCTGCTGGCCCAGGCAAAGCTAATGGAGACGCAGCtggagcaggaagaggaggagtgggccGAGAAAAGGGCCCCCTTCTTTGATAAAGAGAAGGTGGGCTTCCCGGAGACCGTGGACGATGAGAGCATTTGGCTCCTCTCTGACGACGAAAGAGAAGCCTTGGTGACCCTCTGGGAGATGGGCCAGGCTCTGGAGGCGGAGGCTGAGCTGACCGAGCAGGCCCAGCTGCTCCTGGAACTCCTGACTCAGCCAGAAAAGCTGCAGAGGAGGGATTCCGCCACCTTCCAGACCCTCTTCCGCCTGGTGTCCCTGGTCGAGGTCCCCTCAACGGCACACCTGCAGGAGACGGCTGATGCTGTGCTCCAAAAAGCCGAGGACCTGCTCAAGGAGGCTGAGCAGAGGCAGGAGCCCTTGTCAGAAGAACAGCAGTCTGTGCTCGGGCAGCTCAGGGAGGTGGTGGAGGCCCACAAGCCCTGGAATGCCAGCCCCAGGCAATATGGCGCCCGGATGAAGAAGCTCTTCAAGTCCGTCCAGGCTGTGCTGCGGGCCAGGAACCTAAAGCAGCGGCTGACCAACAATGCCTGGCTGCAGGCTTGGCAGCAGAAGGCGGAGAAGGCCTGGGCTCAGGAGGAGGGCCGGGAAGAGCGCTGGAAGGAGCGCTGGGAGGAGCGCCGGAAGGAGGGCCGGGAAGAGCGCCGGAAGGAGGGCCGGGAAGAGCGCCGGAAGGAGGGCCGGGAAGAGCGTCAGGAGGAGCGCTGGAAGGAGGGCCGGGAGGAGCGCCGGAAGGAGGGCCGGGAGGAGCGTCAGGAGGAGCGCCGGAAGGAGGGCCGGGAGGAGCGCTGGGAGGAGGGCCGGGAAGAGCGTCAGGAGGAGCGCTGGAAGGAGGGCCGGGAGGAGCGCTGGGAGGAGGGCCGGGAAGAGCGTCAGGAGGAGCGCCAGGGGAAGCGCCAGGAACAGCGTTGGGAGGAGCGCCAGAAGAAAGACCGGAGGGCCTGGCTGAAGAAGAACCTCAGGCAGGCCTTTGGGAAGTTCCAGGCCGAGCATGAAAGGGCTCAGCGGGCAAGACAGGAGCAGCTGCACAGGGAGAGGTGCCTCAAGTTCAGATCACGGCCCATTGTGCTGGGCTTCGCGGAAGGGGAAGCGGGGGCGAAGGGCCGGGCAGAGGAGCGGAGGGGAGAGGGCCCAGAGGCAGACAGGTGGCCGGGCGGGCAGAAGTCATCCCTGAGGAAGCAGGTGGCAGCGAGGGACCACGGGAAGCTGACGTGGTCCCTGGGCCAGCAGTGGGAGAAGGCCTGGCATGCCTTCCTGCAGATGGAGAAGCTGAGCCCGGCCCTGGGCACCCCGCAGCCAACGGGGTACCGCCTGCCCAAAGACTCTCTGTACAAGACGACCAAGCCCACCAGGCGCCTCCATCGGAAGATGCTCCGGCGGGGCGGCCGGCAGCACATCTTCCGCCTGGACGAGACCAGTGCGGTGGACTGGGAGGCCTTCATGGGCCTCTACCTCTCCATCGCCTCCATGAAGGAGGAGGGAGTGGCGCCTGCCAGGTGGCAGAAGCAGGCGGCCACGCTGCTCGACCTCTACGGCGTGAGCAACCCGCTGGTGCGGGCCATGATCCAGCAGCTGCTGATGGGCGACCATCGTCAGCGCAGGTACGTGCCCAGCAGCTGCTTGAGACTGAAGAGGCAACAGGCCGACCTGGGCCAGAGGATCCTCTACGAGATGATCGTCCACTCCGCCCAGCTTCGGCCCCCACAGCCGGTCTTCCACCACGTCATCCCGCTCAGCTACCAGAACAACGTGCAGCCCTTCAAGATGCAGGGCATCACCCACTTTGGCCCCCTCTCCCTCAAGTGGAAGACCTCCTTCCCCCGGGGGAGACTGCCCAGGCTGAGCCTCTACGTGTATTcacacccctcctcctcctcctag